In Pogoniulus pusillus isolate bPogPus1 chromosome 2, bPogPus1.pri, whole genome shotgun sequence, the following are encoded in one genomic region:
- the VIL1 gene encoding villin-1 codes for MVELSTKVSRTLNKTTPGIQIWRIEKMEMVPVPTKNYGNFYEGDCYVLLSTRKTGNGFSYDIHYWLGKESSQDEQGAAAIYTTQMDDHLGTVAVQHREAQGHESETFRAYFKQGIIYKKGGVASGMTHVETNTYNVQRLLHVKGKKNVIAAEVEMSWNSFNKGDVFLLDLGQLIVQWNGPESNRNERLRAMTLAKDIRDRERGGRAKVGVVDGEDENASPGLMQVLTHVLGEKRDIKAAIPDDKVDQKLNSALKLYHVSNASGNLIIQEVAMRPLTQDMLLHEDCYILDQAGLKIFVWKGKNANKEEKQQAMNRALGFIKAKNYPESTSVETENDGSESSVFRQLFQKWTVPNQTTGLGKTHTVGKVAKVEQVKFDATTLHAKPQMAAQQKMVDDGSGEVEVWRVESGELVPVEKKWLGHFYGGDCYLVLYTYSVGPKVNRIIYIWQGRHASTDELAASAYQAVILDQKYNNEPVQVRVTMGKEPAHLMAIFKGKMVVYAGGTSRAGGEEPVASTRLFHVHGTNEYNTKAFEVPVRASSLNSNDVFVLKTPSCCYLWYGKGCSGDEREMGKMVADIISKMEKPVVAEGQEPPEFWLALGGKSQYANSKRLQEENSSVSPRLFECSNKTGTFLATEIVDFTQDDMEEDDVYLLDTWDQVFFWIGKGANESEKEAAAVMAQEYLRSHPSGRDLDTPIIVVKQGHEPPTFTGWFLAWDPLKWDDKKSYEALKAELGDESSLGQLTSAFTSTQEVFTATTTILPDKLETFPLEVLVNTAAEDLPRGVDPSRKEYHLSDQDFQTAFGMSRSAFSNLPLWKQQKLKKDKGLF; via the exons ATGGTGGAGCTCAGCACCAAAGTCAGCAGGACGCTCAACAAGACCACGCCGGGCATCCAGATATGGCGAAtcgag AAAATGGAGATGGTGCCAGTGCCCACCAAAAACTATGGCAACTTCTATGAGGGGGATTGCTACGTCCTGCTGTCG ACACGCAAGACTGGAAATGGCTTCAGCTACGACATCCACTACTGGCTGGGCAAGGAGTCAAGCCAGGAtgagcagggggcagcagcCATCTACACCACCCAGATGGATGACCACCTGGGCACCGTGGCTGTGCAGCACCGCGAGGCCCAGGGCCACGAGAGCGAGACCTTCCGTGCCTACTTCAAGCAGGGCATCAT CTATAAGAAGGGTGGGGTGGCCTCGGGCATGACTCATGTGGAGACCAACACCTACAACGTCCAGCGCCTGCTGCATGTGAAGGGCAAGAAGAACGTGATTGCGGCGGAG GTGGAGATGAGCTGGAATAGCTTCAACAAGGGAGATGTCTTCCTGCTGGACCTGGGCCAGCTCATTGTCCAGTGGAACGGCCCCGAGAGCAACCGAAACGAGAGGCTGAGG gcgATGACCCTGGCCAAGGACATCCGGGACCGGGAGCGTGGGGGCCGTGCCAAGGTGGGTGTAGTGGATGGTGAGGATGAGAATGCCTCGCCAGGGCTCATGCAGGTCCTCACGCACGTCCTGGGTGAGAAGAGGGACATCAAAGCAGCCATTCCTGATGACAAAGTGGACCAGAAGCTGAATTCTGCCCTCAAGCTCTACCA TGTCTCCAATGCTAGTGGCAACCTGATTATACAGGAGGTGGCAATGCGACCCCTGACTCAAGACATGCTCCTGCATGAG GACTGCTACATCCTTGATCAAGCAGGTCTCAAGATCTTCGTGTGGAAGGGCAAGAATGCCAACAAGGAGGAGAAGCAACAGGCGATGAACAGGGCTCTG GGCTTCATCAAAGCCAAGAACTACCCAGAGAGCACCAGCGTGGAGACAGAGAACGACGGCTCCGAGTCAAGTGTCTTCAGGCAGCTCTTCCAGAAATGGACTGTCCCTAACCAGACCACTGGGTTAGGCAAGACCCACACTGTGGGCAAAGTGG CCAAGGTGGAGCAGGTGAAGTTTGATGCCACCACACTGCATGCGAAGCCCCAGATGGCTGCCCAGCAGAAGATGGTGGATGATGGCTCTGGAGAGGTGGAG GTGTGGCGAGTGGAGAGTGGGGAGCTGGTGCCTGTGGAGAAGAAGTGGCTGGGCCATTTCTACGGCGGGGACTGCTACCTGGTGCTCTACACCTATTCTGTGGGGCCCAAGGTGAACCGTATCATCTACATCTGGCAG GGCCGCCATGCCAGCACAGACgagctggctgcctctgcctacCAAGCTGTCATCCTGGACCAGAAGTACAACAACGAGCCCGTGCAGGTCCGAGTCACGATGGGCAAGGAGCCAGCCCACCTGATGGCCATCTTCAAGGGCAAGATGGTGGTGTACGCG GGAGGTACCTCACGGGCAGGCGGCGAGGAGCCCGTGGCCTCCACCCGCCTCTTCCACGTGCACGGCACCAACGAGTACAACACCAAGGCCTTTGAAGTGCCTGTTCGCGCCTCCTCCCTCAACTCCAACGACGTCTTCGTGCTCAAgacccccagctgctgctaccTGTGGTATGGCAAG GGCTGCAGCGGGGATGAGCGCGAGATGGGCAAGATGGTGGCCGACATCATCTCCAAGATGGAGAAGCCAGTGGTTGCAGAAGGACAGGAGCCACCCGAGTTCTGGCTGGCCCTGGGGGGCAAGTCCCAATATGCCAACAGCAAGAG gcttCAGGAGGAGAACTCCTCCGTGTCCCCTCGGCTCTTTGAGTGCTCGAACAAGACAGgtaccttcttggccacagagattGTGGACTTCACCCAGGATGACATGGAGGAGGATGATGTTTACCTGCTGGACACCTGGGAccag GTTTTCTTTTGGATTGGGAAAGGTGCCAACGAGTCGGAGAAGGAAGCAGCGGCGGTGATGGCGCAGGAGTACCTGCGCAGCCACCCCAGCGGGCGCGACCTTGACACCCCCATCATCGTGGTGAAGCAAGGCCACGAGCCCCCCACCTTCACTGGCTGGTTTCTGGCCTGGGACCCTCTCAAATGGGAT GACAAGAAATCCTATGAGGCACTGAAAGCTGAACTAGGGGATGAAAGCAGCCTTGGGCAGCTCACCTCA GCATTCACATCCACACAAGAAGTTttcactgccaccaccaccatcctCCCTGACAAACTGGAGACCTtccccctggaggtgctggtgaacACCGCGGCAGAGGACCTGCCCCGGGGTGTGGATCCCAGCAGGAAGGAG TACCACCTCTCTGACCAGGACTTCCAGACTGCTTTCGGCATGAGCCGCTCTGCCTTCAGCAATCTGCCTCTGTGGAAACAACAgaagctcaagaaggacaaagGACTCTTCTAG
- the CTDSP1 gene encoding carboxy-terminal domain RNA polymerase II polypeptide A small phosphatase 1, translated as MEHQSIIAQVSREEGSAPLQEKGTQAPAKKPRSRSILQSLFCCLCRDEGEPCATTTSAPLLVEENGALPKAAVKHLLPEIKPQDASKLCVVIDLDETLVHSSFKPVNNADFIIPVEIDGIMHQVYVLKRPHVDEFLQRMGELFECVLFTASLAKYADPVADLLDKWGAFRTRLFRESCVFHRGNYVKDLSRLGRDLRRIIIVDNSPASYIFHPDNAVPVASWFDNMADTELLDLLPFFERLSKVEDVYAVLKKQRTNS; from the exons gtactcagGCTCCAGCCAAGAAGCCTCGGAGCCGCAGCATTCTCCAGTCGctgttctgctgcctgtgccgcGATGAAGGGGAGCCctgtgccaccaccaccagcgccccgctgctggtggaggagaacgGGGCCCTGCCTAAG GCTGCTGTCAAACACCTCCTGCCTGAGATCAAGCCACAGGATGCCAGCAAGCTGTGTGTGGTCATTGACCTGGATGAGACGTTGGTGCACAGCTCCTTCAAG ccagTGAACAACGCTGACTTCATCATTCCTGTGGAAATAGATGGCATCATGCATCAG GTGTACGTGCTCAAGCGGCCGCATGTGGATGAGTTCCTGCAGCGCATGGGCGAGCTGTTCGAGTGTGTGCTCTTCACCGCCAGCCTGGCCAAG TACGCAGACCCCGTGGCTGATCTGCTGGATAAGTGGGGGGCTTTCCGGACGCGGCTCTTCCGGGAATCCTGCGTCTTCCACCGGGGCAACTACGTGAAGGACCTGAGCCGCCTGGGCCGCGACCTGCGCCGCATCATCATTGTGGACAACTCGCCTGCATCCTACATCTTCCACCCCGATAATGCT GTGCCGGTGGCCTCCTGGTTCGATAACATGgcagacacagagctgctggacctgctgcccttcttcGAGAGGCTCAGCAAGGTGGAGGATGTGTACGCAGTGCTCAAGAAGCAACGGACTAACAGCTAG